A portion of the Deinococcus peraridilitoris DSM 19664 genome contains these proteins:
- the nuoE gene encoding NADH-quinone oxidoreductase subunit NuoE: protein MSHFADRPELVRDIFSRYPDTERGRRSALMPLLRDVQDTYGFVSEAHMEEIAALIGTTATEVRSVMSFYSTYHTVPTGRYHLQVCSTLMCAQAGSDELWDYLTETLDVQPGEVSAGGLFSVQKVECLGSCGTAPVVQLGDDGYYERVGPRRCQELLAAMRAGEAPAFDQPMPFAIRAGRQFTADGQPVGATSDDLVPVGGVS from the coding sequence GTGAGTCACTTCGCCGACCGGCCCGAGCTGGTGCGCGACATCTTTTCGCGCTACCCCGACACCGAACGCGGCCGCCGCAGCGCCCTGATGCCGTTGCTGCGTGACGTGCAGGACACCTACGGCTTCGTGAGCGAAGCGCACATGGAAGAGATCGCGGCCCTAATCGGCACGACCGCCACCGAAGTGCGCAGCGTCATGAGCTTTTACAGCACCTACCACACCGTCCCGACCGGCAGATATCACCTGCAGGTCTGCTCTACCCTGATGTGCGCGCAGGCCGGGTCGGACGAACTGTGGGACTACCTCACCGAAACCCTCGACGTGCAACCGGGCGAGGTCAGCGCCGGAGGCCTCTTCAGCGTTCAGAAGGTCGAGTGCCTCGGCTCGTGCGGCACCGCGCCCGTGGTGCAGCTGGGCGACGACGGCTACTACGAACGGGTCGGACCGCGCAGGTGCCAGGAACTGCTCGCCGCCATGCGGGCCGGAGAAGCGCCCGCCTTCGACCAGCCGATGCCCTTTGCGATTCGGGCCGGGCGGCAGTTCACCGCGGACGGCCAGCCTGTGGGCGCGACGAGCGATGACCTCGTGCCCGTAGGAGGAGTGTCATGA
- the nuoF gene encoding NADH-quinone oxidoreductase subunit NuoF gives MTTAIPPKPITSGRDPRFAPTLYARVGIAGSWTLDVYRQHGGYQALTRAFALGPDGVIDEVKKSGLRGRGGAGFPTGLKWSFMPLNDGRQHYVVCNADESEPGSFKDRYLLSEDPHQLIEGMIIAAYAMRASVGYIYIRGEYVLAAERMNAAIREAEAAGLLGDNIQGSGFSMRLVVHRGAGAYICGEETALMNSLEGLRANPRLKPPFPAAAGVYGLPTTINNVETFCAAAQIVRYGWEWHANMGTEKSKGNKLFQLSGPVARPGVYELPLGTTFRELIYDWGGGPLEDIKAIIPGGSSCPMMPYTDAILDTPMDYESVAAQGSMLGTGGVTLVPKADCIVNATWNLVRFYAHESCGKCTPCREGISGWMTRMYEKLVRGGGEPRDVDLILDMSDNIAGKSFCALADACLGPVVSSVKLFREEYDALASTGKPMYPARRRWKDA, from the coding sequence ATGACCACTGCCATCCCCCCCAAACCCATCACCAGTGGCCGGGACCCACGCTTCGCGCCGACGCTGTATGCCCGCGTCGGGATAGCGGGCTCCTGGACCCTGGATGTCTACCGCCAGCACGGTGGGTACCAGGCCCTCACCCGCGCCTTCGCGCTGGGCCCCGACGGTGTGATCGACGAAGTCAAGAAGTCCGGCCTGCGCGGTCGTGGCGGCGCGGGTTTCCCGACCGGCCTCAAGTGGTCCTTCATGCCCCTCAACGACGGGCGCCAGCACTACGTGGTCTGCAACGCCGACGAGTCCGAGCCGGGCTCCTTCAAGGACCGCTACCTGCTTTCCGAAGACCCGCACCAGCTGATCGAGGGCATGATCATCGCGGCTTACGCCATGCGGGCCTCCGTCGGCTACATCTACATCCGCGGTGAGTACGTGCTGGCCGCCGAGCGCATGAACGCCGCCATCCGTGAAGCCGAGGCGGCGGGTCTGCTGGGCGACAACATCCAGGGCAGTGGCTTCTCGATGCGCCTGGTGGTTCACCGGGGCGCCGGCGCCTACATCTGTGGCGAGGAAACCGCGCTGATGAACTCGCTTGAGGGCCTGCGCGCCAACCCACGCCTCAAGCCGCCTTTTCCCGCAGCGGCGGGCGTGTACGGGCTGCCCACGACCATCAACAACGTCGAGACCTTCTGCGCAGCTGCCCAGATCGTGCGCTACGGCTGGGAATGGCACGCGAACATGGGCACCGAGAAGAGCAAGGGCAACAAACTCTTCCAGCTTTCCGGCCCGGTCGCGCGCCCCGGCGTATACGAGCTGCCCCTTGGTACCACCTTCCGGGAGCTGATCTATGACTGGGGCGGCGGACCCCTGGAGGACATCAAGGCCATTATTCCCGGCGGTTCGAGCTGCCCCATGATGCCCTACACGGACGCGATTCTCGACACGCCGATGGATTACGAAAGCGTCGCCGCGCAGGGCTCGATGCTCGGCACGGGCGGCGTGACCCTGGTCCCCAAGGCGGACTGCATCGTGAACGCCACCTGGAACCTGGTGCGCTTTTACGCTCACGAAAGCTGCGGCAAATGCACTCCCTGCCGCGAAGGCATCAGCGGCTGGATGACCCGCATGTATGAAAAGCTCGTGCGAGGGGGCGGTGAGCCGCGTGACGTGGACCTCATCCTCGACATGAGCGACAACATCGCGGGCAAGAGCTTCTGCGCGCTCGCCGACGCCTGCCTCGGGCCGGTCGTGAGCAGCGTCAAGCTGTTCCGCGAGGAGTACGACGCGCTGGCCAGCACCGGCAAGCCCATGTACCCCGCACGAAGGAGATGGAAAGACGCGTGA
- the nuoG gene encoding NADH-quinone oxidoreductase subunit NuoG encodes MKVIVDGIEVDVPTGTSALDTIFAAGKDVPYFCANTYLSPVGACRMCLVEAGSPRKGPDGNMIMEGEQPKIFWFPKPMASCTMMATEGMVIKTSSDVVQKAQAGMMEFTLLNHPLDCPTCDKGGACELQDRAYEYGYGESRFEFDRRHADKHHPLSEFIILDQERCIHCKRCVRYFEEVPGQEVLDFIERGSHTFIDTEEGGLPVGFQGNIADICPVGALLDNVARFRGRNWEYDHTPTTCTLCPVGCAITVDARNGRIERILAAENREVNEAWICDAGRFGHPLASDDRLRFPMIRVDGELVETTWDKAIAAINRGVQGVDPADVGLYTSGDITLEEGVALEAVAALLGTPSLDHFPRYAMSVELPVPTLTEVATSDAVVVIGADLGEEAPIVELRILEMLRGGLIPPELPHGTAIADLRLTERPARQREKLAVFASQETRLATQAALASHEAGLDVVAGLASGKGSVAVRDAAALLEKAERPIVIIGADVLNQGSPQLHAQLREIAAKYGARILPLPASSNARGLAHLNLVPRVRGLGYAELGAAKVALISRLDPAAAGQVANAIFTVVHDTHLTETARQADVVLPAVSNYEKRGTTVNLEGRLLPLTQAAVDSGEGVDLIGALNALAEALGLRPVVRGLRSAQKMLGERFGVNVAQLPRTGLIVNLGERHTAPSSLTHVPQLWKPGMRRTALIALPMAQPSPASFAGGDD; translated from the coding sequence GTGAAAGTCATCGTAGACGGCATCGAAGTCGACGTGCCCACCGGCACGAGCGCACTTGACACCATTTTTGCCGCGGGCAAGGACGTTCCTTACTTCTGCGCGAACACCTACCTCTCGCCGGTCGGAGCCTGCCGTATGTGCCTCGTCGAGGCCGGGTCGCCGCGCAAAGGGCCCGACGGGAACATGATCATGGAGGGCGAACAGCCCAAGATCTTCTGGTTCCCCAAGCCCATGGCCTCCTGCACCATGATGGCCACCGAGGGCATGGTCATCAAGACCAGTTCCGATGTGGTCCAGAAGGCCCAGGCGGGCATGATGGAATTCACGCTCCTCAACCACCCGCTCGACTGCCCCACCTGCGACAAGGGCGGCGCCTGCGAGTTGCAGGACCGCGCCTACGAGTACGGCTACGGCGAGAGCCGCTTCGAATTCGACCGGCGCCATGCCGACAAGCACCATCCGCTGAGCGAGTTCATCATCCTCGATCAGGAGCGCTGCATCCACTGCAAGCGCTGCGTGCGCTACTTCGAGGAAGTCCCCGGGCAGGAAGTGCTCGACTTCATCGAGCGCGGCAGTCATACATTCATCGACACCGAGGAAGGCGGCCTGCCCGTCGGCTTTCAGGGCAACATCGCCGACATCTGCCCGGTGGGGGCGTTGCTCGACAACGTGGCGCGCTTTCGTGGCCGCAACTGGGAGTACGACCACACCCCCACCACCTGCACGCTGTGCCCAGTGGGCTGCGCCATTACGGTGGACGCCCGTAACGGCCGCATCGAGCGCATCCTGGCCGCCGAGAACCGCGAGGTCAACGAGGCCTGGATCTGCGACGCGGGCCGCTTCGGGCACCCGCTCGCCAGCGACGATCGCCTGCGCTTTCCCATGATCCGGGTGGACGGCGAACTGGTCGAAACGACCTGGGACAAGGCCATCGCCGCGATCAACCGCGGTGTGCAGGGTGTGGACCCCGCTGACGTGGGCCTGTACACCAGCGGCGACATCACCCTGGAAGAGGGCGTGGCCCTCGAGGCCGTCGCGGCATTGCTCGGTACGCCGAGCCTCGACCACTTTCCCCGCTACGCCATGAGCGTGGAGCTGCCCGTTCCGACCCTCACCGAAGTGGCCACCAGCGACGCCGTGGTCGTGATCGGCGCGGATCTGGGAGAAGAGGCGCCCATCGTCGAACTGCGCATTCTGGAGATGCTGCGCGGTGGCCTGATTCCCCCAGAGCTGCCGCACGGCACGGCCATCGCCGATTTGCGCCTGACCGAGCGCCCCGCTCGACAGCGCGAGAAGCTGGCCGTGTTCGCCTCGCAGGAGACCCGGCTCGCGACGCAGGCGGCCCTCGCTTCGCACGAGGCGGGTCTGGACGTGGTGGCCGGTCTGGCTTCCGGGAAAGGTTCGGTTGCGGTTCGTGACGCCGCTGCGCTGCTCGAAAAGGCCGAGCGCCCGATCGTAATCATTGGCGCGGACGTATTGAATCAGGGGAGTCCCCAGTTGCACGCCCAGCTGCGCGAGATCGCCGCGAAGTACGGCGCCAGAATTCTGCCGCTGCCCGCCAGTTCCAACGCCCGCGGCCTCGCGCACCTGAACCTCGTGCCACGGGTCCGGGGGCTGGGGTACGCCGAACTGGGAGCGGCCAAGGTCGCCCTGATTTCCCGTCTGGACCCGGCCGCTGCAGGTCAGGTGGCGAACGCGATCTTCACGGTCGTGCATGACACGCACCTGACCGAGACGGCGCGCCAAGCGGACGTGGTGCTGCCCGCCGTGAGCAACTACGAAAAGCGCGGCACGACCGTGAACCTCGAAGGTCGCTTGCTGCCCCTGACCCAGGCCGCCGTCGATTCGGGCGAGGGTGTGGACCTGATCGGCGCCCTCAACGCCCTTGCCGAAGCGCTGGGGCTGCGTCCCGTGGTGCGCGGCCTGCGCAGCGCGCAGAAGATGCTGGGCGAACGCTTCGGGGTGAATGTCGCGCAGCTGCCCCGCACCGGGCTGATCGTCAATCTGGGCGAGCGGCACACCGCGCCCAGCAGCCTCACGCACGTTCCGCAGCTCTGGAAGCCTGGCATGCGCCGCACCGCCCTGATTGCGCTGCCGATGGCGCAGCCGTCGCCGGCCAGCTTCGCGGGAGGTGACGACTGA
- the nuoH gene encoding NADH-quinone oxidoreductase subunit NuoH, with protein sequence MPHWLIELLLVTLKGVLVAFALLTTFAYMTLVERRLLARMQIRHGPNRVGPMGLLQPLADAIKSIFKEDFRVTAADKIVYTLAPLIAITTALTAFGAIPAGPPNSFFGMNPWVYDLDIGILAVLAITSIGVYSIFLGGWASGSKYPLLGGLRGSAQMISYELGLGLSILGMLILVGSTNLRAIVDWQGANGWMIVFQLVGFATFIVSSFAEVNRTPFDFVEAEQELVAGYLTEYNAIKWALFQMAEYVNMITASAVMATLFFGGWRGPQFLDALIPGISTVPFLWLILKIAFFLFLFIWVRATLPRLRYDQLMRFGWKFLFPLALVNTLIVAAYVAFLPGASLWPLALIGLLLLLGLVALSGRLRTIINPPKILDIPTRTAGGD encoded by the coding sequence ATGCCGCACTGGCTGATCGAGCTGCTGCTCGTCACCCTCAAGGGTGTGCTGGTTGCCTTTGCGCTTCTCACGACCTTTGCCTACATGACCCTGGTCGAGCGGCGCCTGCTGGCCCGCATGCAGATTCGCCACGGTCCCAACCGTGTGGGTCCAATGGGACTGCTGCAACCGCTTGCCGACGCCATCAAGAGCATCTTCAAGGAAGACTTCCGGGTGACGGCCGCCGACAAGATCGTCTACACCCTGGCTCCCCTGATCGCCATCACCACGGCGCTCACGGCCTTCGGGGCCATCCCCGCCGGGCCGCCCAACAGCTTTTTTGGCATGAATCCCTGGGTGTACGACCTCGACATCGGCATTCTGGCGGTGCTGGCGATCACCTCGATCGGTGTCTACAGCATCTTCCTGGGCGGTTGGGCGAGCGGCAGCAAGTACCCGCTGCTCGGCGGTCTGCGCGGCAGCGCGCAGATGATCAGCTACGAACTCGGGCTGGGCCTCTCGATTTTGGGGATGCTGATCCTGGTGGGCAGCACCAACCTGCGCGCCATCGTGGACTGGCAGGGGGCCAACGGCTGGATGATCGTCTTTCAGCTGGTGGGCTTCGCTACCTTTATCGTCAGTTCCTTTGCAGAAGTCAACCGCACGCCCTTCGACTTCGTCGAGGCCGAGCAGGAGCTGGTGGCCGGTTACCTCACCGAGTACAACGCCATCAAATGGGCGCTGTTTCAGATGGCCGAGTACGTCAACATGATCACTGCTTCGGCCGTGATGGCCACGCTGTTCTTCGGGGGCTGGCGCGGACCGCAGTTTCTTGACGCGCTCATTCCGGGCATCAGCACCGTGCCGTTTTTGTGGCTGATCCTCAAGATCGCCTTCTTCCTGTTCCTGTTCATCTGGGTGCGCGCTACGCTGCCGCGCCTGCGCTACGACCAGCTGATGCGTTTTGGCTGGAAGTTCCTCTTTCCGCTGGCGCTCGTGAACACCCTGATCGTCGCCGCGTACGTGGCCTTTCTGCCCGGCGCGTCGCTGTGGCCGCTGGCCTTGATCGGCCTGCTGCTGCTGCTGGGTCTCGTGGCCCTCAGCGGGCGTCTGCGGACCATCATCAATCCACCCAAAATTCTTGACATTCCCACACGTACCGCAGGAGGAGACTGA
- the nuoI gene encoding NADH-quinone oxidoreductase subunit NuoI — translation MGVLEIAKGMGVTLGKLFQKPVTVSYPEQKVQLKPRFRGRHYLTRHPGTGLEKCIGCSLCAAVCPAYAIYVEAGENDPRAPVSPGERYAKVYEINMLRCIFCGMCEEACPTGAVVLGNEFEMADYKYRDLVYGKEDMLVGQSGSLPQRREAGMKGKPVRVGFDVTPRAELEGVDYK, via the coding sequence ATGGGCGTCCTCGAAATCGCCAAGGGCATGGGCGTCACGCTGGGCAAGCTTTTTCAGAAGCCCGTGACCGTCTCTTACCCGGAACAGAAGGTTCAGCTTAAGCCGCGCTTCCGCGGTCGCCACTATCTCACGCGCCACCCCGGCACGGGCCTGGAAAAGTGCATCGGCTGCTCGCTTTGCGCCGCCGTCTGCCCGGCCTACGCCATCTACGTCGAGGCCGGCGAGAACGATCCACGGGCCCCCGTTTCACCTGGCGAGCGTTACGCCAAGGTCTACGAGATCAACATGCTGCGCTGTATTTTCTGTGGCATGTGCGAGGAAGCCTGCCCGACCGGCGCAGTCGTGCTGGGCAACGAGTTCGAGATGGCCGATTACAAGTACCGCGACCTCGTGTACGGCAAGGAAGACATGTTGGTCGGCCAGTCCGGCAGCCTGCCGCAGCGCCGCGAGGCGGGCATGAAGGGCAAACCCGTGCGGGTGGGCTTTGACGTGACGCCGCGCGCCGAACTGGAAGGGGTGGACTACAAATGA
- a CDS encoding NADH-quinone oxidoreductase subunit J family protein, protein MSSLAFILISLLIITGALVTVIASNALHAALGLVATLVALAMMYITLDAHFLGAVQVIVYAGAIMVLFLFVIMLLNATAPVTATNPIPYVGEVAALGGALLAGAFGLLALSWRDPRPLAEGAALLRNGTPGAIGETLLTRFVMPFEAVSILLLVAVVGSVVLIRRPVAQSEEAPEARPVETGERVST, encoded by the coding sequence GTGAGCTCGCTGGCCTTCATCCTCATCTCCCTGCTGATCATCACGGGCGCCCTCGTCACGGTGATCGCCTCGAACGCGCTGCACGCCGCCCTCGGGCTGGTGGCGACGCTGGTCGCGCTGGCGATGATGTACATCACGCTGGATGCGCATTTTCTGGGCGCGGTGCAGGTGATCGTGTATGCCGGCGCCATCATGGTGCTCTTCTTGTTCGTGATCATGCTGCTCAACGCGACTGCGCCCGTCACGGCCACGAACCCCATTCCTTACGTCGGTGAGGTCGCGGCACTGGGTGGAGCACTCCTGGCGGGCGCCTTTGGATTGCTGGCCCTGAGTTGGCGTGACCCCCGACCGTTGGCCGAAGGCGCGGCCCTGCTGCGAAATGGCACGCCCGGTGCCATTGGCGAGACGCTCCTGACGCGTTTTGTGATGCCATTTGAAGCCGTGAGCATCCTGCTGCTGGTCGCGGTAGTCGGTTCGGTGGTGCTCATTCGTCGTCCGGTCGCGCAAAGTGAGGAAGCGCCCGAGGCCAGGCCAGTCGAAACCGGGGAAAGGGTGAGCACCTGA
- the nuoK gene encoding NADH-quinone oxidoreductase subunit NuoK, protein MVGTEWYIALSGILFAIGMVGVLRRRTAVMIFLSVELMLNAANLAFVAFARAWGELVAQTAVFIIMTLAAAEVAIGLAIIVTIFRKRASTNVDDLAELRG, encoded by the coding sequence ATGGTCGGCACCGAGTGGTACATCGCCCTGTCGGGCATTCTGTTCGCAATTGGCATGGTGGGCGTGCTAAGGCGCCGCACGGCCGTGATGATCTTTCTGTCCGTCGAGCTGATGCTCAACGCGGCCAACCTGGCTTTTGTTGCCTTTGCGCGGGCCTGGGGTGAACTGGTCGCTCAGACTGCCGTGTTCATCATCATGACCCTGGCCGCGGCCGAGGTCGCCATCGGTCTGGCGATCATCGTGACCATTTTCCGCAAGCGCGCTTCCACCAACGTGGACGACCTCGCCGAGCTGAGAGGCTGA
- the nuoL gene encoding NADH-quinone oxidoreductase subunit L → MLPLFLYPLFPLIGFALLIFGGRYFRGSGAGWLASGAVLASFVVALLNFLQLGEPRHDVLWSWLPGMARDGNLSIGFYLDQLSAVLTLVITGVGFLIHIFSIAYMAGDPRFARFFAFLNFFVALMLILVLGDSFPMIFVGWEGVGLASYLLIGFWFSGRASEDGSVPPTTSAEALVNSNAARKAFIMNRIGDLGFMLAMFLIFAKFGTLVLPELFGAELQAPRASFELICLFLLVGAAGKSAQLPLTTWLPDAMAGPTPVSALIHAATMVTAGVYLVARSFPLFEAAPSAMLLVAVVGAATALYGAISALNQYDIKKILAFSTVSQLGYMFLAVGVGAYTAGIFHLVTHAFFKALLFLAAGSVIHAVHEEQDVRQMGGLAKKLPTTHAVSLIGVLAISGIPIFSGFFSKDAILAGAFELGAHGAVAGYILWGVGLLVALLTAFYMGRWYFLVFRGRYRGHAHPHEGGALFAVPLWTLAALAAVGGFLGLPHFIGTNYLGHFLEEVLPVHEATLSVGAEVLLTLAAVGVGVLGLFLAYSRHKRGTLVDGPLRDASLRALYLDDLYDGAVSTPSKAIARGLTGMDTGIDGGITGSAQVMAQPSGRAFSLLQNGFVRTYALSMILGTAAVMIYWAFVSLGGRS, encoded by the coding sequence GTGCTGCCACTGTTCTTGTACCCTTTGTTTCCACTGATCGGTTTTGCGCTGCTGATTTTCGGTGGCCGGTATTTTCGCGGCTCGGGTGCCGGCTGGCTGGCCTCGGGCGCGGTGCTGGCCTCGTTCGTGGTGGCCCTGCTGAATTTCCTGCAATTGGGCGAACCCCGGCACGATGTGCTGTGGTCATGGCTGCCCGGCATGGCGCGTGATGGCAACCTGTCCATCGGCTTTTACCTTGACCAGCTCTCGGCGGTCCTGACCCTGGTCATCACCGGGGTCGGGTTTCTGATCCACATCTTCAGCATCGCCTACATGGCGGGTGATCCGCGTTTTGCGCGTTTCTTTGCTTTTCTGAATTTCTTTGTGGCCCTGATGCTGATTCTGGTGCTGGGCGACTCGTTCCCGATGATCTTCGTGGGCTGGGAAGGCGTGGGCCTCGCTTCTTACCTGCTGATCGGCTTCTGGTTCTCGGGCCGCGCGTCCGAGGACGGCAGCGTGCCGCCCACCACCAGTGCCGAGGCGCTCGTCAACTCCAACGCGGCGCGTAAAGCCTTCATCATGAACCGCATCGGTGACCTGGGCTTCATGCTGGCGATGTTCCTGATCTTCGCCAAGTTCGGGACGCTGGTCCTGCCAGAGCTGTTCGGCGCCGAGCTTCAGGCGCCGCGCGCCTCGTTCGAGCTGATCTGCCTCTTTTTGCTGGTCGGCGCAGCAGGCAAGAGCGCGCAGCTGCCGCTCACCACCTGGCTGCCCGACGCGATGGCGGGCCCTACCCCGGTGTCGGCGCTCATTCACGCGGCCACTATGGTCACCGCGGGCGTCTATCTGGTCGCGCGTTCGTTTCCGCTCTTCGAAGCGGCGCCCTCCGCCATGCTGCTGGTGGCCGTCGTCGGGGCGGCGACCGCGCTGTACGGCGCCATCAGCGCGCTCAACCAGTACGACATCAAAAAGATCCTGGCCTTCAGCACGGTCTCGCAGCTGGGCTACATGTTCCTGGCCGTGGGCGTCGGTGCGTACACGGCGGGCATCTTTCACCTGGTCACGCACGCCTTCTTCAAGGCCCTGCTGTTCCTCGCTGCAGGCAGCGTCATTCACGCGGTGCACGAGGAGCAGGACGTGCGCCAGATGGGCGGTCTCGCCAAGAAACTGCCGACCACGCACGCGGTCAGCCTGATCGGGGTACTGGCGATCAGCGGCATTCCGATCTTCAGCGGTTTTTTCTCCAAGGACGCCATCCTGGCGGGCGCTTTCGAACTCGGCGCGCACGGCGCGGTGGCGGGCTACATCCTGTGGGGTGTCGGCCTGCTGGTCGCGCTGCTCACTGCCTTTTACATGGGCCGCTGGTACTTTCTGGTGTTCCGTGGCCGCTACCGTGGGCACGCCCATCCGCACGAAGGCGGCGCACTGTTTGCCGTGCCCCTCTGGACCCTGGCGGCGCTCGCGGCGGTGGGCGGCTTTCTGGGCCTGCCACATTTCATCGGAACCAACTATCTGGGTCACTTCCTCGAAGAAGTGCTGCCCGTCCATGAAGCGACACTCTCGGTCGGTGCTGAGGTACTGCTGACCCTCGCGGCGGTGGGCGTGGGCGTGTTGGGGCTCTTTCTGGCCTACTCGCGCCATAAGCGCGGCACCCTGGTCGACGGGCCCCTGCGCGACGCCAGCCTGCGGGCGCTGTACCTTGACGACCTGTATGACGGGGCTGTCTCGACTCCCAGTAAAGCCATCGCACGCGGCCTGACGGGCATGGACACCGGCATCGATGGTGGCATCACCGGTTCGGCCCAGGTGATGGCGCAACCCTCGGGCCGGGCGTTTTCGCTGTTGCAGAACGGATTTGTGCGCACTTATGCCCTCAGCATGATCCTGGGTACGGCGGCAGTCATGATCTACTGGGCCTTCGTGTCCTTGGGAGGTCGCTCGTGA
- a CDS encoding NADH-quinone oxidoreductase subunit M translates to MIHLFIFLPLVAALLLSALPGRQRALPAVGAGAVTLLLGLLIWSGGGSPLYSVPWVGALGVTYSVELTGVGLLLALVTALMTLVVLVYTLRSVENPGAMLTYILAMESGLLGIFAARDLILFYVFFETALVPALLMLATYGGPKRIPALLKFGAYTLFGSLFMLIAMIGTKALGGSPTFALNDLLAHRVEGAAGMWLFLGFLLAFAVKLPLFPLHAWLPDFHAQNHPSGVADAMGTMYKVGGYGLFIFAIPLFPEAALTLRPVLMGLAAFTALYAAWIAFQQTDWKRLLAYAGLSHMGLVGLGIFSLQPIAVTGGLYLLAFQNVYTCALFLAAGMLWQRVGSLSVQQGGVMTQAPALAGLTMSLWFASIAVPGLAGFVGEFSVMLGAYQVYPWLAFIAGLSTIAAAAYALTAYQRTYWQVRPAGEARLLDLRGSEWAVLAIPLAVAIFFGVYSLPALNLIQPSVRLLGGGA, encoded by the coding sequence GTGATTCACCTGTTCATTTTCCTGCCCCTCGTGGCTGCGCTGCTGCTGAGTGCGCTGCCCGGTCGGCAGCGTGCGCTTCCCGCCGTGGGCGCCGGGGCAGTCACGTTGCTGCTGGGCCTGCTGATCTGGTCGGGTGGCGGTTCGCCTCTCTACAGCGTTCCCTGGGTGGGTGCCCTGGGAGTCACCTACAGCGTGGAGCTCACCGGAGTCGGGTTGCTGTTGGCCCTCGTGACCGCGCTCATGACGCTGGTGGTGCTGGTTTATACCCTGCGCAGCGTCGAGAATCCTGGCGCGATGCTTACCTACATCCTGGCGATGGAGTCGGGTCTGCTGGGTATTTTCGCCGCCCGCGACCTGATTCTGTTTTACGTGTTTTTCGAGACCGCCCTCGTTCCGGCGTTGCTGATGCTCGCCACTTATGGGGGTCCGAAGCGTATTCCCGCCCTGCTCAAGTTTGGTGCCTACACGCTGTTCGGTTCGCTCTTCATGCTGATCGCCATGATCGGCACCAAAGCGCTGGGCGGTTCACCCACCTTCGCGCTGAACGACCTGCTCGCCCACCGTGTCGAGGGTGCGGCGGGCATGTGGCTTTTCCTGGGTTTTCTGCTGGCCTTCGCGGTGAAACTGCCCCTGTTTCCGCTGCACGCCTGGCTGCCGGATTTCCACGCGCAAAATCACCCGAGCGGGGTGGCCGACGCCATGGGAACCATGTACAAGGTCGGCGGATATGGCCTCTTCATCTTCGCCATTCCACTCTTTCCCGAGGCGGCCCTCACCCTGCGGCCGGTGCTGATGGGACTCGCTGCGTTCACCGCTTTGTATGCCGCCTGGATCGCCTTTCAGCAAACCGACTGGAAGCGCCTGCTGGCGTACGCTGGCCTGAGTCACATGGGTCTGGTCGGCCTGGGCATTTTCAGCCTGCAGCCGATTGCCGTCACGGGTGGCCTGTACCTGCTGGCCTTTCAGAACGTGTACACCTGCGCGCTCTTTCTGGCGGCGGGCATGCTGTGGCAGCGGGTCGGAAGCCTGTCGGTCCAGCAGGGCGGCGTCATGACGCAGGCGCCCGCGCTGGCCGGGTTGACCATGAGCTTGTGGTTCGCCTCGATCGCGGTGCCCGGTCTGGCCGGTTTCGTGGGGGAATTCAGCGTCATGCTGGGGGCTTACCAGGTTTACCCGTGGCTGGCCTTTATTGCGGGCCTCTCCACTATTGCCGCCGCCGCCTACGCCCTGACGGCTTACCAGCGGACCTACTGGCAGGTCCGTCCTGCCGGCGAAGCGCGCCTGCTCGATTTGCGCGGCAGTGAATGGGCCGTGCTGGCCATTCCGCTGGCCGTCGCGATTTTCTTCGGAGTCTACAGTTTGCCTGCCCTCAATCTGATTCAGCCCTCTGTGCGTCTTCTGGGAGGTGGAGCGTGA